Below is a window of Taeniopygia guttata chromosome 23, bTaeGut7.mat, whole genome shotgun sequence DNA.
TCTCCCgatccttctccttcttctccttcttcttctgctCCGGCCGAGGACAGGCAGGGATGGCGTCAGCGCTGGGTGCTGGGCACGGCCTGAGGCCACGCCGTGCCCCACAGCCGCCCTGGCGCTCGGGGTCCCTGCGGGAGGTGGCACTCACGGGCGAGGGCTCGGTCCTGCGGCGCGGCGTCACGTCAGGGCTGGCGGCGGCCGCCTTGCGGCGCTCCCAGCAGCGGTGCGGCAGGCGGTGGTtgtggcaggggctgagggggcTGGCAGAGGCTGAGCGGGGGCACACGGGCACTGCGGGAGGAGTGACCAGCGTCAGGATGGAGCCAACACCAGCTGCCCACTGACTCCAGGCTCCCTCATCCTGgttccctgcctgtgccagaaGCCACCCGTGTGTCCCTGACCCCCCGGGGGCTCACCCTGCTCCTTGCCATTCCCAGCCAGGGTCACGGCGCTCCGGCTGCGCGCGAGGAAGGACAGGGTGGGCGTCATCAGCCGGTCCACGATGCTGCTCTCCCACGGGCTCAGCTGCAAGCTGCGgtctggggagggagaggggccATTAGTGCACCACAAACCTCCAGACTCCAGTCCTGCCCTCACAGCCGCcgctgggagggagcagccgTGTGTCTGCAGCAATACCACGGCGCCTGCACAGTTCCAGGAGTGCCCAGAGCTTGGCCGTGCTGGGGAGGGTCCCCACGGCCCCACACAGCCGAGCGGGATGAGGGGCCGTGCCCGTGGGTGGGTGGCTGGGTGCCTGTGGACGGCGCTGTGGCATGACAACAGTGGTGCCCTTGTGTCCTGTGGACACTGCAGTCACCGTGTACCAGTGGTGCCGGGTGCCATCCTGGTGATAGcagcctccagctctgccctctccTTGTGCCCAGCAATGGCACCCTTCTGTGGCCCTGCCCTGTGTGACCAATGGCACGTGCCAGCTGCCCCGGGGACACCACAGTGTGTCCTCATCCCACGGGAGCTGTGCTAAATCACCAGGCCAGGATTACAGCACCCACAGAACGGCGATGCCTGGCCACACAGCTGGCTCAGCTGGGCACCAAGCTGCCActggctgccctgcagcacGTGTCACCAAACACCCTGCGGCGCACAGGAGCCACCCGTGGAGACAgggcccctctgcccctctccCCTGGGCGTCAGGCCAGGGGCAGCACCGGCTGCCGGGAGGGGAGAGCACAGAGCCATGGGTGCTGCAGGGGGACAGGCTGGCAGGTCTGGCACgggcccagggagatgctgctCCCACCCAGGCAGTGCTGACAGCCCCCAGGAGCCTGTCcctgggctgagccccagcacagggCGCTGGGAGCCGCCTGCGTCACCACAGCCACCGCGTCAGCTGCTCTGGCTATTTATACGCGTCCGGGAAGGCGCCCATCGCCAGGCAACCCCGAAACACAACAGCAGCCCCGGCACTGGACACATCCCTCTGTTGGACACATCCCTCTGGcatggctgcagccctgggcagcgcTCCCAGGGCCAGGATGACCTTGCAGCACCACGGCCACAGAGCTCTGTGGCACCAGCCCCAGGAGCTTGTGGGGGCACTGGGACCGTGCCTGGCGACAGGAAGCCCCTCTGTGGCTGCACCAGCACCCACCggagctgccctgggacagggagaCAAGCTCCCATCCCTCTCCTGGTGCCCCATGGGGCTGCCACCATGCAgccattcctcctcctcctcttccgtctcctcccagcccacaCAGCCTCAAGGAGCCACCGGCCGGTTCCAGCCTCCTCCCCCAAACAGCAAACGGCTTCTCCTCTCTCCGCGGGCAcctggggatggggcacccTGCATCGGGgtccccagcactgggcaggggCCTGGCTGTGCCCCCTGCGCTGGGGCAAACGCAAAGGGCTCTTACTTCTACTGGGAGAGTTCCAGAGGGTGGCGGAGGATTTGGAGAGCCGCTTGTTGATTATAGAGTCGACGTGTTTGGGGAGGTTTACAGCGGACACCGAGCACCGGCTCGCACCTGGAGGAGGGAAAAGACACAAGGGCATTAAGGTCCCGGGGCCGGGGCCAGgccccccacatgcagcatgCACGGCCGTGCCAGGGCACTGGGGCAGGAGTGGAACGACCAGGGGAGATGCTGGAGTCGGAGGACACAGCACAGAATGGAGTAGGAGATGCTGGAATCCAGGGACACAACACAGAATGCGACGGGAGGTGCTGGAGTCTGGGGACACGGCACAGAGTGGGACAGGAGATGCTGGAATCCAGCGACACGGCACAGAGTGGGGCCAGAGGAGATACTGGTGTCTGGGGACACGACACACAGCACTGGCATTCAGTGTGACAGTGTCTGAACCCTGCAGGGTCATGCTGGGGTCATGCAGGGACCTCATCCTCAGAGAGTCAGGCGGCTCCCAGGCCCCGCTACAACAATTTTCCCAAACACAGTCCTGGGAATCGGGAGCGGTTGGCCGGGGACCTCGGCAGCACCAGGAGAGCATCCACCCTGAGGGAGCAGGGTGAGGGCAGCAGATCCAGACAGACACGAGACAACACCACACCGGTGCTGGGTCACTACGGCACTGCCAGGACAGTGCTGGTGGCTGGCAGCACCtccacagggagctgggatgtccccaccctgcctgggctcctctggacAAAGCAGCCAGGGAAGCTCAGGGCTGGTGGAGGCAGGAGATTGGTGAGagacagctccagcagcacatcccGGTGGGAAGTggcaggggaaggtgtcccctTGCCAGACCCTGCCAGTGCTGCACCACAGACACCCCGAGTGTGCCATGAGCCACAGGGGCACACAGCACCGAGACAGGCGTACCCAGAACGTGGAGCCTGTacacacagcccagccaggtACAGCTGGGCACACAACACCTGAGCACACACAGCGCTGGGCACACGGTGCCAGATGCACAACCTGGCACACACCACCTGTAACAACCCGGCCAGGTACAGCCAGGAACAGAACACCTGTACACAGTCTGGCCAGGTACAGCCAGGAGCACACCTGTACACAGTCTGGCCAGGTACAGCCAGGAACAGAACACCTGTACACAGTCTGGCCAGGTACAGCCAGGAACACAACACCTGTACACAGTCTGGCCAGGTACAGCCAGGAGCACAACACCTGTACACAGTCTGGCCAGGTACAGCCAGGAACACAACACCTGTACACAGTCTGGCCAGGTACAGCCAGGAGCACAACACCTGTACACAGTCTGGCCAGGTACAGCCAGGAACACAACACCTGTGCACAGTCTGGCCAGGTACAGCCAGGAGCACACCTGTACACAGTCTGGCCAGGTACAGCCAGGAACACAACACCTGTACACAGTCTGGCCAGGTACAGCCGGGGCCACCACAGCTGCCCCACGGCACATGAAAGCCAGAGAGCTCCTGGGAACACAGCGCTCTGTGTCACCATCCAtgccaggcagtgctggcaccTGCCAGCGCGGCACAGCAGTCAGGGCACAGTGGAGACTTCCACACATCCAAGTGCTGAATCGtgcagggtgtccccaggaaGCCCCCATGGAGCAggaccagctgctgcagccacacatAGAGCCACGGGCACCTCCAGACTGCCCCTGGAAGGGCCAAGCACTGCCCCCACCCAGCTTGATGACAAGGGGACACGCCGCAGCACAGACCCCAAGCAGAGCTCACAGAGGCCTCgtgctgccccacagcccctggggctgggggctcttCACGGTTGCTGGAGACCTGGCAGTGTGGCCATGGCATGCtgaggcagccagggctgcccacagGCAGGTCTGTGAGTGGAACAGGGACTGTGACACACAGCCTCCAGCTTacacccagccccacaggagcagAGAACAGCCACGGAACCCCATcagtccccagcacagcccagagtGATGGCAGCATGACCCACCaagtggggctgagctgggtttgagggctggcacagagatgcccagctgcccccgccgctgtcagagccacagggtcccaaggtgcctgtgcccagcctggcactcaCCATCCTTGTGTGCAGGGGAGCCGTGGTGCAGGGCCCCAGCCCAGGACCACCGCTGCTGCCGGATCTCTGCCCACGTCTTCTTCACCGACCGCTGGATTGCTGCCTCATAGCGCTCCTGCCCGAGGGAGAGGCACAGGCTGAGCCCAGCGGCTgagggagcggggctggggccaGCCAGAGCCTCCCAGCGATGGAGGTGCTTGGAGGGACACAGGACGGTGATGCCTGCCCTGGCCAGGGCACACGTGCCAAAAGCTGGGCACAGCGCAGGCTCTGCACCAGGAAGGAGGGGCAGCTCCCAAAAGGCTCATGAAACATCTCCTGAAGGGCTGCTGGAGCCATGAGAACTCCTCAGGGACTGCATCCCACGTGCCACCCACCAtacccatccccatccccaccttattcttctccagcttctgCCTCTGCCGCTCCTCCAGGACCGCCCGGCGCTTCTCCGCCCGCAGCCGCTGCTCCTCCAGCCGCTTGCGCcgctcctccagctgcttctcCCGCAGCAGCCGggccttctcctccttctccagccacAGCACCCGCTTGGCAGCTGCGGGGGGCAGCGGGGTGGCACCGGAGGCACAGCCCCGGGCAGCCCCGCCGTGGGACTGCGTGCCCATGCCGGTGGCGCGGGGCCACGGCTGGGCTTGTGGGGCCACAGCCGGGCTTGTGGGGCCACGGCCGGGCTTGTGGGGCAGGCAGGATCGGCCAGCGAGGGAGGGGTTTGGGCCAGGACAAAAGGAAGGCCGGGAGCCCGCCGGGAGCCCGCCGAGCGCGCGGTGAACAATGGGGGAATGAGGGTGGAAAGAGCGCGGGGACAAGGAGGCCCCATGCTCAGCGCAGGGGCCCTGCTCGCCCGCTGCCCCCAGCCACTGTGGGGCTGCCTGCACACGGCAGAGCCGGGTACCAGCGCTGGTGGACCTGCACAGACCCGGGGAGTATCCAAAGCGGGCAGCAACAGTGTGTGCTGGGGCGTCAGAAGCATGCCCGGGGGTCAGCAGTGTGCCTGGGGGTCAGTGCTGTGCCCGGGggccagtgctgtgctgggggtcAGCAGTGTGCCCGGGGGTCAGCGGTGTGCCTGGGGGGTCAGTGGTGAGCCTGGGGGTCAGCACTGTGCCTGGGGGTCAGTGCTGTGCCCGGGGGTCAGCAGTGTGCCTGGGGGTCAGCAGTGTGCCTGGGGGTCAGCAGTGTGCCTGGGGGTCAGTGGTGTGCCTGGGGGTCAGCAGCATGCCCGGGGGTCAGTGCTGTGCCTGGGGGTCAGCAGTGAGCCTGGGGgtcagtgctgtgcccaggggtcAGTGGTGTGCCCGGGGGtcagagaggtgccagggaatcagtgctgtgcctggcaggcagagctgccagcactgcagttCCCACCCaagctcagctcagcacagctaATGGGATTGCCCATGACCCAGCAAAGCTCCTTAGCCCCTGCCTCCACCCCCCCATCCActttccctgccagccccataCCAAGGTACTTGGCCCGTTCCTCGCGCCGCTCCTTCGCCTGCTTGTGCCTTGCCTGGGCCTTCTGGGCATCTGCAGAGGGGAAACACCAtcagggcagtgcccagccccaccaggcATCGACTGGAGCCCACAGGGCGCAGCACCACTGGAGCACCACAACTCCTGGCACCCACCTTGCTTGGGCCGGGGGCTGGCGGCAGGAGACGGTGAGGGGCGGCTGCTCCGGGGGCTCACGTCCTTGGAGGGCCCGGCTgtggcagccagggagctctTGGCATCAGGAGGGGCCCCTTCAgtggcagctggggctgggggctggctCCCGTGGGGCGGCGTGTCCGTGGAGCCAGGGGCGGCAGCGTGGACGGGGACAGGCTGGCCAGCGGTGTGGGGCAGCGCCTCTTCTTTGGGGTGCTCCATCCCAGGCAgcttggggggcacagggggggaCTGGTCACCCTGGGGGGGAACACTCTGTGCTGAGGGGaccagagctgcagggctgggggacacgggctgtgctggcagtgccacggctgcagggctgggtcgGTCACGCTGCGGGGGGCTGCTCCCAGAGTGGGGCATCACGGGCTGCTGGGAGGGgggcacagccacagggacGGGCGGGAGGATCTTCTCAGAGGGGGTGAtggctgcagggatgggtgggatggtCTTTTCTGAGGGGATGACATCTGGAGGGCCGGGTCGGTCATGCTGGGGGAAGCTGCGCTCTCCCTGCAGGGCACCCCCAGGCACAGGGGGTGGCACGGAGGGTGGGGGGACGCTGTCTCCCATCGGGGATGGTGGCTTCCCTGCAGGAGGGACAGAGCAGAACACAAGGTCACTCAGCTGGGGAAGCCGGTGAAAGATCTCCCCAAACAGCTCCCAGGGGACACAGCCCCATCCCCGCAAACACATCCCTCAGGAGCAAGGTGGGGAGGGCGGTGGAGCCCcactcagccctgctgctgctgccccaatGCTGGGGGGCACCCGCAGTGGGTGCCAGGCGCTGGGCGCACAATGCACAGAGGGACAGCCGGGCTCCACCAGGCACTGCCACCACAAAGCTGCCCTTCATCCCCGGCAGCTGCCGCCGGGCCCTGCCGTGGGGGACACGGGGCCAGAGACCCCCCCACGGGCACGGGGacccgcacgctgccctgccaCTCTCCCCGAGGGGACGGGGACGTCGAGCGCTTCCGCGGCGCCGTGGGCCGCGCCGGAGGCAGGATGGGCGCGGGCCGTGCCTGACGTCACCGTGGCAGCCCACGACCCGCAGCCATCACCTCACGGCCCAGGAATGCACACCAGGCCGCAGACAGAGCCCCCTCCCCGCGTGGGGCTGGCCGTGGGGCAGCACGGGGGTCTCCCGTGGCCACTGGGCACCCTGAGGGAGCGCGGAGCGCAGCCCGACACGGTGCCAGCACCTGGCAATGCCATGGCACGTGCCCCCGGAGAAGGGACGTCAGAAGTGTCCGCAGTGACAACAGTGGTGGGGACTCCCCCGGCCCCCATGATCAGCCCTCTGCAAACAAACCCTTCAGTACTTGCCAGGATCCCAACTCCAACCCCCACGCTGTGTCACCCCCGGCCGGAACGGTGCCAGACCCACCGCAGgacacacagctccagccccacgGACAGCACTGCACAGTGAGGGGGGATGGCAGAACCCCAGCGACCAGCACTCGCCACCAGCTGATGTCACACGGCTCAGCCGTGTTTGCAGAGCTCTCCACAGCCCTCAGCGAGGGGCAAAGTGTGGGCTCTGCAAACACAGCCGGCGCCACTCCTCACCCACCCCACGGATCCTCATCCATCCCACGGCTCCTCATCCATCCCACGGctcctccccacagctcctcatCCACCCCACGGCTCCTCATCCATCCCACGGctcctccccacagctcctcatccaccccacagctcctcaTCCATCCCACGGCTCCTTGTCCACCCCACGGCTCCTCACCCACCCCATGGCTCCTCACCCATCCCACACCTCCTCACCCACCCCACGGCTCCTCATCCATCCCACGGCTCCTCATCCACCCCACGGCTCCTCATCCATCCCACGGCTCCTCATccaccccacagctcctcaCACACGCCATGGCTCCTCACCCATCCTGCAACTCCTCACCCTCTCCACAGCTCCTCATCCACCTCATGACTCCTCACCCACCCCATGCTGGAGTGCTCAAAGCCAGGGTCAGCCCAGGCTATCCAAAGAGGCATtgccagctccctgcactgccagcatgggcacaccccagggctgctgctgcagccccccgggccagggctgtgccaaCAGGGTTCCCCCACCCTGGATTCCGTGGGGACACAGGCAGCCCCGGCCCCCCCGCAGACTTTCCGGGTattttctgctgcaggaagccGGCCCATCCCCTGGCCCCGATCCTGCACATCCCATGTCCCCAGCGCTGCGCCCTGCGAGGCAGCCACGGCTCTGATGaggggctgggactggggggtcccagctctgtccccccAGGGCTGCCTCAGATGGGCAACCACAGGCAGCAGGGCTTGGCAGCCCCCAGGTGCCAGATCCCGGGGTGGCACCTGCGGTGTCACTATGTGTGTCCCAGCTGGGAGGGGTGACCCTGGCACCACTGTGGTGGCACAGCCAAGTGCTGCACACAGGGCCCAGTGAAAGCATCAAGACCAGACTGATCCCCTGAGCAGATGGAAATacctcagagagccctggacGTGTGAGGACCACTggcaggggacagtgggtgCCTCCTGCCAGCCCACACAGCCAGGCAGAGAGCCCTGGGCAGGATCTGCCCCGTCCCACCGGCCAGAGAGACAACAGCACCtgtggccagggcagggctgtgggcacGGCCAAGACCCCCAaggtggggcagggccagccctgccgCCATCTGTCCCTGTCGCTGCTGCAGCACGGCAGCTGCCCTGAAACCCAACGCTGCCTGCG
It encodes the following:
- the MAP7D1 gene encoding MAP7 domain-containing protein 1 isoform X1 produces the protein MERSCAGREPQPRPQPQPLGKPPSPMGDSVPPPSVPPPVPGGALQGERSFPQHDRPGPPDVIPSEKTIPPIPAAITPSEKILPPVPVAVPPSQQPVMPHSGSSPPQRDRPSPAAVALPAQPVSPSPAALVPSAQSVPPQGDQSPPVPPKLPGMEHPKEEALPHTAGQPVPVHAAAPGSTDTPPHGSQPPAPAATEGAPPDAKSSLAATAGPSKDVSPRSSRPSPSPAASPRPKQDAQKAQARHKQAKERREERAKYLAAKRVLWLEKEEKARLLREKQLEERRKRLEEQRLRAEKRRAVLEERQRQKLEKNKERYEAAIQRSVKKTWAEIRQQRWSWAGALHHGSPAHKDGASRCSVSAVNLPKHVDSIINKRLSKSSATLWNSPSRNRSLQLSPWESSIVDRLMTPTLSFLARSRSAVTLAGNGKEQVPVCPRSASASPLSPCHNHRLPHRCWERRKAAAASPDVTPRRRTEPSPKKKEKKEKDRENAKERSALSRERSLRKRQSLPAAQPRLLPAADSSPGPKNRPSSPATPKNRPSSPATPKNRPSSPATPKNRPSSPATPKARPASPSPALSSPHKPPLPRSAHSSPKVRARAREERGEQEGQAKARERKEEEWGPAPPALPEPPKVPAEPTAGPPVPAAPGPVPASPPARPPAGTTDREEAARLLAEKRRQAREQREREERERREQEEQERRVQEERAQRAAEEQSRREALARQREEERRLQEEREAQERARAEREELERLQRQKEEAEARAREEAERQRLEREKHFQREEQERLERKKRLEEIMKRTRKSDAADTKTLTALLSLQKKDDKKVLNGKAAEQEDVPGREKHLGPIPKAEELPETETPSAGTPGGTKGLVGEGLQPSTKEAAALVNGVQPGKHENGFSGTEGSKELRDLSHHGGSPGSIIPFGDKEPFLKQAVVKPPQVTEVL
- the MAP7D1 gene encoding MAP7 domain-containing protein 1 isoform X2, which codes for MERSCAGREPQPRPQPQPLGKPPSPMGDSVPPPSVPPPVPGGALQGERSFPQHDRPGPPDVIPSEKTIPPIPAAITPSEKILPPVPVAVPPSQQPVMPHSGSSPPQRDRPSPAAVALPAQPVSPSPAALVPSAQSVPPQGDQSPPVPPKLPGMEHPKEEALPHTAGQPVPVHAAAPGSTDTPPHGSQPPAPAATEGAPPDAKSSLAATAGPSKDVSPRSSRPSPSPAASPRPKQDAQKAQARHKQAKERREERAKYLAAKRVLWLEKEEKARLLREKQLEERRKRLEEQRLRAEKRRAVLEERQRQKLEKNKERYEAAIQRSVKKTWAEIRQQRWSWAGALHHGSPAHKDGASRCSVSAVNLPKHVDSIINKRLSKSSATLWNSPSRNRSLQLSPWESSIVDRLMTPTLSFLARSRSAVTLAGNGKEQVPVCPRSASASPLSPCHNHRLPHRCWERRKAAAASPDVTPRRRTEPSPKKKEKKEKDRENAKERSALSRERSLRKRQSLPAAQPRLLPAADSSPGPKNRPSSPATPKNRPSSPATPKNRPSSPATPKNRPSSPATPKARPASPSPALSSPHKPPLPRSAHSSPKVRARAREERGEQEGQAKARERKEEEWGPAPPALPEPPKVPAEPTAGPPVPAAPGPVPASPPARPPAGTTDREEAARLLAEKRRQAREQREREERERREQEEQERRVQEERAQRAAEEQSRREALARQREEERRLQEEREAQERARAEREELERLQRQKEEAEARAREEAERQRLEREKHFQREEQERLERKKRLEEIMKRTRKSDAADTKKKDDKKVLNGKAAEQEDVPGREKHLGPIPKAEELPETETPSAGTPGGTKGLVGEGLQPSTKEAAALVNGVQPGKHENGFSGTEGSKELRDLSHHGGSPGSIIPFGDKEPFLKQAVVKPPQVTEVL
- the MAP7D1 gene encoding MAP7 domain-containing protein 1 isoform X3, which encodes MGDSVPPPSVPPPVPGGALQGERSFPQHDRPGPPDVIPSEKTIPPIPAAITPSEKILPPVPVAVPPSQQPVMPHSGSSPPQRDRPSPAAVALPAQPVSPSPAALVPSAQSVPPQGDQSPPVPPKLPGMEHPKEEALPHTAGQPVPVHAAAPGSTDTPPHGSQPPAPAATEGAPPDAKSSLAATAGPSKDVSPRSSRPSPSPAASPRPKQDAQKAQARHKQAKERREERAKYLAAKRVLWLEKEEKARLLREKQLEERRKRLEEQRLRAEKRRAVLEERQRQKLEKNKERYEAAIQRSVKKTWAEIRQQRWSWAGALHHGSPAHKDGASRCSVSAVNLPKHVDSIINKRLSKSSATLWNSPSRNRSLQLSPWESSIVDRLMTPTLSFLARSRSAVTLAGNGKEQVPVCPRSASASPLSPCHNHRLPHRCWERRKAAAASPDVTPRRRTEPSPKKKEKKEKDRENAKERSALSRERSLRKRQSLPAAQPRLLPAADSSPGPKNRPSSPATPKNRPSSPATPKNRPSSPATPKNRPSSPATPKARPASPSPALSSPHKPPLPRSAHSSPKVRARAREERGEQEGQAKARERKEEEWGPAPPALPEPPKVPAEPTAGPPVPAAPGPVPASPPARPPAGTTDREEAARLLAEKRRQAREQREREERERREQEEQERRVQEERAQRAAEEQSRREALARQREEERRLQEEREAQERARAEREELERLQRQKEEAEARAREEAERQRLEREKHFQREEQERLERKKRLEEIMKRTRKSDAADTKTLTALLSLQKKDDKKVLNGKAAEQEDVPGREKHLGPIPKAEELPETETPSAGTPGGTKGLVGEGLQPSTKEAAALVNGVQPGKHENGFSGTEGSKELRDLSHHGGSPGSIIPFGDKEPFLKQAVVKPPQVTEVL